The following are encoded together in the Chiroxiphia lanceolata isolate bChiLan1 chromosome 8, bChiLan1.pri, whole genome shotgun sequence genome:
- the SYT15 gene encoding synaptotagmin-15 isoform X1, with product MPEQAVAVAGAVIGGILLFVLIGMTAYLLWKKFCCLLSYEKLTSSVKATNANAFFQDQTNPETQLKSTRSRSVPFIIPPTLHGRDWINLTNEEQVQEDSDPYMIPQSGPRSSFHSLGACFLFHEAGAYVVGTINPELYKFPEDKSETDFPDGNIGRLWFSIEYEQESERLLVSLIKVRKLQPPADSCSPFVKIYLLPDERSYLQSKTKRKTLNPQFDENFVFQVSSKMLLQRTLKFLVYHVDKHKKHHLLGQVIFPLKNEVLTDDNKLVIWRDLEKENLEPPSEYGDIQFSLSYNDYLGRLTVVVLRARGLKLQEESHAVGVYVKVSLMNHNKFIKSKKTAAVLGTPNPVYNETFSFKADQTELDTASLSLSVLQSIKGEKTLLLGRVVVGPFMYTRGKELEHWNEMISKPKELVKRWHALCHSM from the exons ATGCCCG AGCAAGCAGTTGCTGTGGCTGGAGCTGTAATAGGAGGCATCCTTCTATTTGTTCTCATTGGAATGACTGCATACCTGCTCTGGAAAAAATTTTGCTGCCTCCTTTCTTATGAAAAGCTCACCAGTTCTGTCAAAGCAACAAATGCAAATGCCTTTTTTCAGGATCAGACAAATCCTGAAACGCAACTGAAAAGCACAAG ATCCAGGAGTGTTCCATTTATCATTCCACCAACACTGCATGGGAGAGACTGGATTAACCTGACAAATGAAGAACAAGTTCAGGAAGACAGTGACCCCTACATGATCCCTCAGTCTGGGCCACGGTCATCATTTCATTCTTTGG GtgcttgttttttatttcatgaagcTGGAGCTTACGTTGTAGGGACCATTAACCCAGAGCTGTACAAGTTTCCTGAAGACAAAAGTGAGACGGATTTTCCTGATGGCAACATTGGCCGCCTCTGGTTCTCCATAGAATATGAGCAAGAGTCAGAGAGGCTCCTCGTCTCCTTGATCAAAGTCAGAaagctgcagcctcctgctgaTTCCTGTAGTCCATTTGTGAAAATCTACTTGCTGCCTGATGAAAGAAGCTACTTGCAGTCCAAAACAAAACGAAAAACTCTTAACCCGCAGTTTGatgaaaactttgtttttcag GTTTCCAGTAAAATGTTGCTCCAAAGGACTCTGAAGTTTTTGGTTTATCATGTTGATAAGCACAAGAAGCATCATCTCCTAGGACAAGTTATCTTCCCACtaaaaaatgaagtattaaCTGATGACAACAAACTAGTCATATGGAGAGatctggagaaagaaaacttgGAG CCTCCTTCAGAATATGGTGATATCCAGTTCTCCCTGAGCTACAATGACTACCTGGGCCGTCTCACTGTAGTGGTTCTGAGGGCAAGGGGATtaaagctgcaggaggagagccATGCTGTTG gTGTGTATGTCAAAGTCTCACTGATGAACCATAATAAATTCATCAAAAGTAAAAAGACAGCAGCTGTTCTGGGAACTCCCAATCCAGTGTACAATGAAACCTTCAGTTTCAAGGCAGATCAGACAGAGCTGGATACAGCAAGCCTGAGTCTATCTGTGCTCCAGAGTATCAAGGGAGAAA aaacaCTTCTGCTAGGACGAGTAGTAGTTGGGCCTTTCATGTACACACGTGGCAAAGAACTCGAACACTGGAATGAAATGATCAGCAAGCCCAAGGAGCTGGTTAAACGATGGCATGCTCTCTGCCACAGCATGTAG
- the SYT15 gene encoding synaptotagmin-15 isoform X2, whose amino-acid sequence MPEQAVAVAGAVIGGILLFVLIGMTAYLLWKKFCCLLSYEKLTSSVKATNANAFFQDQTNPETQLKSTRSRSVPFIIPPTLHGRDWINLTNEEQVQEDSDPYMIPQSGPRSSFHSLAGAYVVGTINPELYKFPEDKSETDFPDGNIGRLWFSIEYEQESERLLVSLIKVRKLQPPADSCSPFVKIYLLPDERSYLQSKTKRKTLNPQFDENFVFQVSSKMLLQRTLKFLVYHVDKHKKHHLLGQVIFPLKNEVLTDDNKLVIWRDLEKENLEPPSEYGDIQFSLSYNDYLGRLTVVVLRARGLKLQEESHAVGVYVKVSLMNHNKFIKSKKTAAVLGTPNPVYNETFSFKADQTELDTASLSLSVLQSIKGEKTLLLGRVVVGPFMYTRGKELEHWNEMISKPKELVKRWHALCHSM is encoded by the exons ATGCCCG AGCAAGCAGTTGCTGTGGCTGGAGCTGTAATAGGAGGCATCCTTCTATTTGTTCTCATTGGAATGACTGCATACCTGCTCTGGAAAAAATTTTGCTGCCTCCTTTCTTATGAAAAGCTCACCAGTTCTGTCAAAGCAACAAATGCAAATGCCTTTTTTCAGGATCAGACAAATCCTGAAACGCAACTGAAAAGCACAAG ATCCAGGAGTGTTCCATTTATCATTCCACCAACACTGCATGGGAGAGACTGGATTAACCTGACAAATGAAGAACAAGTTCAGGAAGACAGTGACCCCTACATGATCCCTCAGTCTGGGCCACGGTCATCATTTCATTCTTTGG cTGGAGCTTACGTTGTAGGGACCATTAACCCAGAGCTGTACAAGTTTCCTGAAGACAAAAGTGAGACGGATTTTCCTGATGGCAACATTGGCCGCCTCTGGTTCTCCATAGAATATGAGCAAGAGTCAGAGAGGCTCCTCGTCTCCTTGATCAAAGTCAGAaagctgcagcctcctgctgaTTCCTGTAGTCCATTTGTGAAAATCTACTTGCTGCCTGATGAAAGAAGCTACTTGCAGTCCAAAACAAAACGAAAAACTCTTAACCCGCAGTTTGatgaaaactttgtttttcag GTTTCCAGTAAAATGTTGCTCCAAAGGACTCTGAAGTTTTTGGTTTATCATGTTGATAAGCACAAGAAGCATCATCTCCTAGGACAAGTTATCTTCCCACtaaaaaatgaagtattaaCTGATGACAACAAACTAGTCATATGGAGAGatctggagaaagaaaacttgGAG CCTCCTTCAGAATATGGTGATATCCAGTTCTCCCTGAGCTACAATGACTACCTGGGCCGTCTCACTGTAGTGGTTCTGAGGGCAAGGGGATtaaagctgcaggaggagagccATGCTGTTG gTGTGTATGTCAAAGTCTCACTGATGAACCATAATAAATTCATCAAAAGTAAAAAGACAGCAGCTGTTCTGGGAACTCCCAATCCAGTGTACAATGAAACCTTCAGTTTCAAGGCAGATCAGACAGAGCTGGATACAGCAAGCCTGAGTCTATCTGTGCTCCAGAGTATCAAGGGAGAAA aaacaCTTCTGCTAGGACGAGTAGTAGTTGGGCCTTTCATGTACACACGTGGCAAAGAACTCGAACACTGGAATGAAATGATCAGCAAGCCCAAGGAGCTGGTTAAACGATGGCATGCTCTCTGCCACAGCATGTAG
- the SHLD2 gene encoding shieldin complex subunit 2 isoform X2 produces MSKRPQIHVFMGAPHIPGPLEVLEQSSSAPTAEKWRELHYLCDARGLSSEKVQGAADPSVFRAGNSVVRAVPTGDGSAQQSEQGRSVAAKECLTSLVPVAVSCASTPEETKSLTYSDCQISKDRYTPANVNQAADQQVPQSFTESAGQDKPPRGCCSDLTERKASRSEVNGTDISELVASTKQISINLSVGLQSGDRSDHHEHLGQYLDMVFRQSQGSKPKAPNGCSNFAVSTDTEFRSVVTTSQMAVLAQERSQMPERIIKLSETEAGKKPEEGQYDRFQFDSGVGTCTNVAENEYKEDYTNSLDLFSSEDDGKNVCFEATKQEGSAQENTGKLQEMEVPAEHLVNEIHIEPLSSGILCSQVDCSHKNSSKRPRKCEDSFHLFHSAFKRQLVSKRAKLNSSPPGPGIRVDQERMTEFKKLQKKLSSLKNCCCKNQKYNVLVTVVHPCHIKEIQIKTRPKSPCKVPVATIVVIDQSETERKVVLWRGAAFWSLTVFPGDVVLLTDIMMYENLWCGEIMLQSTFTSQLLNLGNCSTLNPEEFYPVGDCGVLRGLLAYISSEFPHFRDIPQRQVQRLDSVQYMQLDQLQPNTLVHSILKILDIAVLTDHIWDFKYLLVQRSSVSGDLELHTTPWSSCECLFDDDKRAIEFKEKFQKSQTSLMQLTKLSAHLEEKCSGVIQVKAHILELKFTISTGQYKQLIFSADTSLECVLASLPMITYSGCAKCGLELQADENMIYKQCIRCLPYNKVKTFYRPALMTVEDEGYEIYVHVVSELMEKIFLNIPADWLNRLLVPSSDITYSTIVADLCHSLLTDTEASYLLEIRSHFVLDENSYPLQKDFHLLNFHPDL; encoded by the exons ATGTCAAAAAGACCTCAGATTCATGTTTTTATGGGAGCACCCCATATTCCAGGCCCACTGGAGGTGTTAGAGCAAAGTAGTTCAGCACCTACTGCTGAAAAATGGAGAGAGCTGCACTATTTGTGTGATGCACGTGgcctttcttctgaaaaagtcCAAGGTGCTGCTGACCCCTCAGTGTTCCGGGCAGGAAACTCCGTAGTCAGAGCAGTTCCTACAGGGGATGGCAGCGCTCAGCAGTCTGAACAGGGAAGGTCAGTGGCAGCAAAAGAATGTTTGACATCTCTTGTACCCGTGGCAGTAAGTTGTGCCAGCACACCTGAAGAGACCAAAAGTTTAACTTATTCTGATTGTCAGATATCTAAGGATAGATACACACCTGCAAATGTAAATCAGGCTGCAGATCAACAGGTTCCACAGAGCTTTACAGAATCAGCTGGACAAGACAAACCACCACGTGGCTGCTGTTCAGACCTCACGGAGAGAAAAGCCAGTCGTTCGGAAGTGAACGGCACCGACATTTCCGAGTTGGTTGCCAGTACGAAGCAGATCAGCATAAATCTGTCTGTGGGACTGCAGTCGGGTGACAGAAGTGATCATCATGAACATCTAGGTCAATATCTGGATATGGTTTTCCGACAAAGTCAAGGGTCAAAACCAAAAGCACCAAACGGTTGTTCGAACTTTGCAGTGTCAACAGATACTGAGTTTCGCAGTGTAGTGACAACAAGTCAGATGGCTGTTCTTGCACAGGAGCGCAGTCAGATGCCGGAAAGAATCATAAAACTGTCAGAAACAGAAGCAGgcaaaaaacctgaagaaggGCAGTATGATCGCTTCCAGTTTGATTCTGGTGTTGGAACGTGTACTAATGTGGCTGAAAATGAATATAAGGAAGACTATACAAATTCTCTTGATCTTTTTAGTTCTGAGGATGatgggaaaaatgtttgttttgaagcTACGAAACAAGAAGGAAGTGctcaggaaaacacagggaaattgCAAGAAATGGAAGTTCCTGCTGAGCACTTGGTAAATGAAATCCATATTGAACCATTGAGCTCTGGAATATTGTGCTCTCAAGTAGACTGTTCTCATAAGAATTCTTCTAAAAGACCCCGCAAGTGTGAAGAttcctttcatctttttcaCTCAGCATTTAAAAGGCAGCTGGTATCCAAGAGAGCTAAATTGAATTCTTCTCCACCTGGTCCTGGTATTAGAGTGGATCAAGAGAGgatgacagagttcaagaaacttCAGAAGAAACTATCATCACTTAAGAATTGCTGCTGCAAAAATCAAAAGTACAATGTTTTGGTCACAGTAGTACATCCTTGTCATatcaaagaaatacaaataaagacTAGACCAAAATCTCCATGTAAAGTTCCTGTAGCAACAATTGTTGTTATTGACCAGTCAGAAACTGAGAGAAAGGTGGTGCTGTGGCGTGGTGCTGCATTTTGGTCCCTCACTGTGTTTCCTGGGGATGTTGTACTGCTTACAG ATATAATGATGTATGAGAATCTTTGGTGTGGAGAAATCATGCTTCAATCTACGTTTACCAGTCAGTTACTGAATCTGGGGAACTGCTCAACTCTCAATCCAGAAGAAT tTTATCCTGTAGGGGATTGTGGTGTTCTCCGTGGCTTATTGGCGTACATATCATCAGAATTTCCACACTTCAGAGACATTCCACAAAGACAAGTTCAGAGACTGGATAGTGTTCAGTATATGCAGCTAGATCAGCTCCAGCCAAACACACTGGTGCACTCAATCCTGAAAATTCTCGACATTGCTGTATTAACAG ATCACATATGGGACTTCAAATACCTTCTGGTCCAACGTAGTTCTGTCTCAGGTGACTTGGAACTGCACACAACTCCATGGTCATCCTGTGAGTGCTTGTTTGATGATGACAAAAGGGCAattgaatttaaagaaaagtttcagaaaagcCAAACATCCCTCATGCAGTTGACAAAGCTCTCTGCACACTTGGAGGAAAAATGCTCAG GAGTGATTCAAGTGAAAGCCCATATCTTAGAATTGAAGTTTACCATTTCAACTGGTCAGTACAAGCAACTCATCTTCTCTGCTGACACTTCACTGGAGTGTGTTTTAGCTTCTCTGCCTATGATTACATATTCAGGTTGTGCCAAATGTGGTTTGGAACTGCAGGCAGATGAGAACATGATCTACAAGCAATGTATTAGATGTTTGCCATACAACAAAGTAAAAACATTCTACag ACCTGCTCTGATGACAGTAGAAGATGAAGGATATGAAATTTATGTTCATGTCGTGTCTGAGTTGATGGAAAAAATCTTCCTCAATATTCCTGCAGACTGGCTGAACAGATTACTAG TGCCCTCCTCAGATATAACCTACAGCACAATAGTAGCAGATCTGTGTCATTCGCTGCTAACAGATACGGAAGCATCCTATTTGCTGGAAATCAGGAGCCATTTTGTGCTAGATGAGAACAGCTACCCTTTGCAAAAGGATTTCCATCTGCTAAATTTTCATCCTGATCTTTGA
- the SHLD2 gene encoding shieldin complex subunit 2 isoform X1: MSKRPQIHVFMGAPHIPGPLEVLEQSSSAPTAEKWRELHYLCDARGLSSEKVQGAADPSVFRAGNSVVRAVPTGDGSAQQSEQGRSVAAKECLTSLVPVAVSCASTPEETKSLTYSDCQISKDRYTPANVNQAADQQVPQSFTESAGQDKPPRGCCSDLTERKASRSEVNGTDISELVASTKQISINLSVGLQSGDRSDHHEHLGQYLDMVFRQSQGSKPKAPNGCSNFAVSTDTEFRSVVTTSQMAVLAQERSQMPERIIKLSETEAGKKPEEGQYDRFQFDSGVGTCTNVAENEYKEDYTNSLDLFSSEDDGKNVCFEATKQEGSAQENTGKLQEMEVPAEHLVNEIHIEPLSSGILCSQVDCSHKNSSKRPRKCEDSFHLFHSAFKRQLVSKRAKLNSSPPGPGIRVDQERMTEFKKLQKKLSSLKNCCCKNQKYNVLVTVVHPCHIKEIQIKTRPKSPCKVPVATIVVIDQSETERKVVLWRGAAFWSLTVFPGDVVLLTDIMMYENLWCGEIMLQSTFTSQLLNLGNCSTLNPEEFYPVGDCGVLRGLLAYISSEFPHFRDIPQRQVQRLDSVQYMQLDQLQPNTLVHSILKILDIAVLTESVYSYKGGRQRKIILTVEQNRDQRYRMVLWGAGAAWCPQLQRKKDHIWDFKYLLVQRSSVSGDLELHTTPWSSCECLFDDDKRAIEFKEKFQKSQTSLMQLTKLSAHLEEKCSGVIQVKAHILELKFTISTGQYKQLIFSADTSLECVLASLPMITYSGCAKCGLELQADENMIYKQCIRCLPYNKVKTFYRPALMTVEDEGYEIYVHVVSELMEKIFLNIPADWLNRLLVPSSDITYSTIVADLCHSLLTDTEASYLLEIRSHFVLDENSYPLQKDFHLLNFHPDL, translated from the exons ATGTCAAAAAGACCTCAGATTCATGTTTTTATGGGAGCACCCCATATTCCAGGCCCACTGGAGGTGTTAGAGCAAAGTAGTTCAGCACCTACTGCTGAAAAATGGAGAGAGCTGCACTATTTGTGTGATGCACGTGgcctttcttctgaaaaagtcCAAGGTGCTGCTGACCCCTCAGTGTTCCGGGCAGGAAACTCCGTAGTCAGAGCAGTTCCTACAGGGGATGGCAGCGCTCAGCAGTCTGAACAGGGAAGGTCAGTGGCAGCAAAAGAATGTTTGACATCTCTTGTACCCGTGGCAGTAAGTTGTGCCAGCACACCTGAAGAGACCAAAAGTTTAACTTATTCTGATTGTCAGATATCTAAGGATAGATACACACCTGCAAATGTAAATCAGGCTGCAGATCAACAGGTTCCACAGAGCTTTACAGAATCAGCTGGACAAGACAAACCACCACGTGGCTGCTGTTCAGACCTCACGGAGAGAAAAGCCAGTCGTTCGGAAGTGAACGGCACCGACATTTCCGAGTTGGTTGCCAGTACGAAGCAGATCAGCATAAATCTGTCTGTGGGACTGCAGTCGGGTGACAGAAGTGATCATCATGAACATCTAGGTCAATATCTGGATATGGTTTTCCGACAAAGTCAAGGGTCAAAACCAAAAGCACCAAACGGTTGTTCGAACTTTGCAGTGTCAACAGATACTGAGTTTCGCAGTGTAGTGACAACAAGTCAGATGGCTGTTCTTGCACAGGAGCGCAGTCAGATGCCGGAAAGAATCATAAAACTGTCAGAAACAGAAGCAGgcaaaaaacctgaagaaggGCAGTATGATCGCTTCCAGTTTGATTCTGGTGTTGGAACGTGTACTAATGTGGCTGAAAATGAATATAAGGAAGACTATACAAATTCTCTTGATCTTTTTAGTTCTGAGGATGatgggaaaaatgtttgttttgaagcTACGAAACAAGAAGGAAGTGctcaggaaaacacagggaaattgCAAGAAATGGAAGTTCCTGCTGAGCACTTGGTAAATGAAATCCATATTGAACCATTGAGCTCTGGAATATTGTGCTCTCAAGTAGACTGTTCTCATAAGAATTCTTCTAAAAGACCCCGCAAGTGTGAAGAttcctttcatctttttcaCTCAGCATTTAAAAGGCAGCTGGTATCCAAGAGAGCTAAATTGAATTCTTCTCCACCTGGTCCTGGTATTAGAGTGGATCAAGAGAGgatgacagagttcaagaaacttCAGAAGAAACTATCATCACTTAAGAATTGCTGCTGCAAAAATCAAAAGTACAATGTTTTGGTCACAGTAGTACATCCTTGTCATatcaaagaaatacaaataaagacTAGACCAAAATCTCCATGTAAAGTTCCTGTAGCAACAATTGTTGTTATTGACCAGTCAGAAACTGAGAGAAAGGTGGTGCTGTGGCGTGGTGCTGCATTTTGGTCCCTCACTGTGTTTCCTGGGGATGTTGTACTGCTTACAG ATATAATGATGTATGAGAATCTTTGGTGTGGAGAAATCATGCTTCAATCTACGTTTACCAGTCAGTTACTGAATCTGGGGAACTGCTCAACTCTCAATCCAGAAGAAT tTTATCCTGTAGGGGATTGTGGTGTTCTCCGTGGCTTATTGGCGTACATATCATCAGAATTTCCACACTTCAGAGACATTCCACAAAGACAAGTTCAGAGACTGGATAGTGTTCAGTATATGCAGCTAGATCAGCTCCAGCCAAACACACTGGTGCACTCAATCCTGAAAATTCTCGACATTGCTGTATTAACAG AATCTGTGTATAGCTACAAAGGTGgcaggcaaagaaaaattattctaacAGTAGAACAGAACAGAGATCAACGCTATAGGATGGTtctctggggagcaggggctgcctggTGCCCTcaacttcaaaggaaaaaag ATCACATATGGGACTTCAAATACCTTCTGGTCCAACGTAGTTCTGTCTCAGGTGACTTGGAACTGCACACAACTCCATGGTCATCCTGTGAGTGCTTGTTTGATGATGACAAAAGGGCAattgaatttaaagaaaagtttcagaaaagcCAAACATCCCTCATGCAGTTGACAAAGCTCTCTGCACACTTGGAGGAAAAATGCTCAG GAGTGATTCAAGTGAAAGCCCATATCTTAGAATTGAAGTTTACCATTTCAACTGGTCAGTACAAGCAACTCATCTTCTCTGCTGACACTTCACTGGAGTGTGTTTTAGCTTCTCTGCCTATGATTACATATTCAGGTTGTGCCAAATGTGGTTTGGAACTGCAGGCAGATGAGAACATGATCTACAAGCAATGTATTAGATGTTTGCCATACAACAAAGTAAAAACATTCTACag ACCTGCTCTGATGACAGTAGAAGATGAAGGATATGAAATTTATGTTCATGTCGTGTCTGAGTTGATGGAAAAAATCTTCCTCAATATTCCTGCAGACTGGCTGAACAGATTACTAG TGCCCTCCTCAGATATAACCTACAGCACAATAGTAGCAGATCTGTGTCATTCGCTGCTAACAGATACGGAAGCATCCTATTTGCTGGAAATCAGGAGCCATTTTGTGCTAGATGAGAACAGCTACCCTTTGCAAAAGGATTTCCATCTGCTAAATTTTCATCCTGATCTTTGA